In bacterium, the sequence TACTTCATTAAGTGCTTTGATCATTGGTAGGACCTCTGCTTTCTTTATTGCTGTGTTTATTGCTGGCTATGCGTTACTATTTTACCACATATAACCCTGTTTTACAAGTGCGGAATGCAAGTCTTAAAGCAGGTTAAAATAATCGCCCCCACCAGTATGACGGTAATACTTCAGGGTGAGAGCGGTACAGGCAAGGAAGTAATCGCCCACATGATACACCAAAAGAGCCCAAGAAAAGATAGATCTTTTGTGGCCATAGACTGTGGGGCCATTCCAGAGACATTGGTGGAGAGCGAACTCTTTGGATACCAGAAAGGGGCCTTTACCGGCGCGGATACTCAAAAAGAAGGTAAATTTGAGCAGGCTAATGGCGGTACTTTATTTTTGGATGAGATCGGTAATCTGACGGAGGCGGCCCAGATGAAACTGCTGCGGGTCATAGAGGAGAAAAAAATACAACGTTTAGGGGGGAAGAAGGATATAAAAGTTGCGGTAAGAATTATCGTGGCGACTAATACTGATCTTCATAAGGCGGTAAAAGCAGGCAAATTTAGAGATGACCTGTTTCACAGATTAAACGAGTTCCATATCAATTTGCCCCCTTTACGGGAAAGAAAAGAAGATATACCGGTCTTGGCCAAACACTTTTTAGAAGAAGCAGATCAAGAACTTAACCGAAAGATAAAAGGGTTTTCCGCTGAGACAATAAAGGTTTTACTAAATTATCATTGGCCGGGTAATGTCAGGGAATTAAAGAATGTAATCAAACGGGCGGTATTATTAACTGAATCTGACTCCATTATGCCTGCCCATTTATCTATAGATGAAATCAAGCCTCAGGATAACCTCCCTAAGTCCTTTGGCCTCTTAGGCCGCGAAATAAGTTTAGATAGAGGGGCCTCATTTGGAAACATAATCAAGAGAGTTGAAAGGGATTTGATTGAAAAGGCGCTTAAGGAGGCAGGCGGCCATAAGATGAAGGCCGCCGAAATCCTGCAGATGAACAGGAAGGCCCTTTATCGAAAAATGAAAAGCCTGGGTTTACCTCTGTGACGATTCCGACCCCAGGGGACAATTCTGTCCCACTTTTGTCCCAAATATATCCCACCTTTTTAGCCTCTCTTTTTGATTCGATTTTTTGCCTTAAAGATTTCATTCCCCTAACCCCTTGCAACTAAAAGCAATGCGCCAGCCCTCGATTATTTTGTCTTGGATCGCACCTTTTGGCACAATTCTTGCTCACCTAATAAGGCAATAAGAGGCAAAAAACAATTACGGGGAAGTAAGGTAAGGGGTGGGAAAAGAGATGCCCAAGGTATTGGTGGTTGATAATGACCGAGATATGTGCCAGGTTGTCTCAGACATCCTCAAAGAGGAAGGGTATAATGTAAGTATTGCCCACGATGGGGAAACTGCCCTGGACAGGCTTAAGAAACACCGGTTTGATGCCATGATTTTAGACTATAAACTTTCCGGAATATCCGGCCTGACCGTGCTTGAAAAAGCGCACCAGATAAGGCCTTCCATCCAGACAATAATGATTTCGGCTTATGGAACCTCTTCTACTAAAGCCAGAGCAAAAGAATTAGGGGCCTATGATTTTTTAGATAAGCCCTTTGATATAAAGAAGGTGGTCCGAATAGTAAAGAATGCCCTGGCTAAGAAAAAGTCGGCCGGGACGAGGTTGACCGCGCCTCATCCTTCAAAAAAGCGGAATCTAAATAGGAAAGGGGGTGGATAACATGGCAGTAGAAAAAGCGATTGGCTCTTCCAGTTTGGTTGAGGTTATTGACCGAATCCTGGACAAGGGTGTGGTGGTTGATGCCTGGGTGAGAGTCTCTTTAGTCGGCATTGAAATCCTGGCGATTGAGGCCAGAGTGGTAGCCGCCTCAGTGGAGACCTACCTGAAGTATGCTGAAGCTATTGGCTTAACAGCCACAGCCGCCTAAGGATAAAGTCAGGACCTAAAAGGGGATTCTTGCCGGCTCATCCTTGCGTCCTTGAAATCCAGGACAAAAAGCATGGTCCGCCAAGAGCCCCCTTCTTAAGAGAAAGGAGTAGATGAAAGCGATGGCCTTAACAGAAGAGATGAAAGATATTCTGAATATAGTTTCCTCTTACGAGATCAAGATTCAAAGCACTTCGGATATGTTTGATACTACCCATCAACTCTTGCAAGGCTTTCGAGAGTCCTTCCTTGACACAAGAGGGGAAAGAGAAAAGATCAGCGCCCAACTGCGGGAGAATCTTGCCCAAACCGGGTCTCTAAGAAGGAAAGATTTTGACTGGATGATGCAGGGCATTCTTTCAACTCAAGATGAAAAGGAAAAAGAGGTAAAGGATTTATTGAGGACTTACCTTGATGACCAGAAAGAGATGGCCAACGCTTTAAGGGAGAGCTTGGGTAAGTTTAAAGATTCTCTTGATAGAGGTGAAGTCCAGAGGGTCAAAGATTCCCAGGGCTTGATTAAAGAGATCCTTGCCAAACAGGATAGAAGAAAAAATGAGGTAATTTCCAGGCTAAAAGATTTTCAAAAAGAACAACAGGAAATGACCACCAGGCTCAAGGAACTTTTAGCTAAAGGAAGGGAACTCCGGATAAGAGATCTCAAAACAATGCTTAAGGAATTTGAGATCCAACGCCAAGAGCGAATAGCCCGCCAGGAAGAACGAAGAAAAGAAGTTCGTAAGATGCTGGGAGATTTTAAAAAAGAAAGATGGGAAACAGCCAGAAACTTCCGGCCCGGGCAAAAGAAGAGGACTCAAAGAAGGACTGGTTCACCTGAGGCAGTTGAGCTCCTTAAAAAACACCAACCAGACGCTGGAGAAGCTATCCCGAAGGTTTTTATTAATCCCCGTGTTACCAGGGACACTATATCCTTTTTAACGGGGTTAATATAAATGTACCCGAAGAAGGGGCACAGATTAATCCCACCAAAATATTAGGGGGAATTGAAAGGAGGAAGTAAAGATGGAAATAGCTGATAGCATGAAAGGTATAGCAGATGACATTATCGTTTCCCATGATATGCGGGTAATGTCAATTAGGGACTTAGTTAACAATGCTCGAGAAACAGTGAAAGGCTTGGCCGCCGACAGAAAGCGGATGAGTCAAGAGCAGTCTAAGGCCTTAGCAGGCTTTGCCGCCGACTTGAGTAAGAATGTAGGTAACTTGATAGATGGCTTTCACTCTAACAGGAAGCAGATGAGTGAAGAGCAATCCAGGGTTTTAGCAGATTTTGCCGCCCACTTGAGTAAGAATGTAGATAACTTGATAGAGGGTTTTCACTCTGACAGGAAGCAGATGAGTCAAGAGCAGTCTAAGGCTTTAGCAGATTTTACCGCCGACATGAGAAGGGATGTAGGCAACCTGATGAAGGCCTTGCAGGCTGACCGGAAGCAGATGAGTCAAGAGCAGTCTAAGGCCTTAGCAGATTTTGCCGCCGACTTGAGAAAGGATGTAGGCAACCTGATGAAGACCTTGCAGGCTGACAGGAAGAAGATGAGTCAAGAGCAGTCTAAGGCCTTAGCAGACTTTACCGCAGACTTGAGTAAGAATGTAGGTAACCTGATAAGAGGTTTTCACTCTGACAGGAAGCAGATGAGTGAAGAGCAGGGCAAGGCCTTAGCAAGTTTTGTAACAGACTTGAATAAGGATGTAGGCAACCTCTTAAAAGGTTGTCAGACTGACAGGAAGATGCTGAGTGAAGAACTTAAGAGGATGGCCGCTAATTGGCAGGGTATGACGGCGGCGATGGCTAAGAAGAGAGGCGCTAAACCGACGGTGAAGGCAGAGATAAAGGTAAGACCTGGAGAAGAGGTAGTTGAGGAGGTAGTTGAGGAGGTAGTTGAAGAGGTAGTTGAGGAGGTAGTTGAAGAGGGAAAGCCATTGGACCAGAGGGTATTGGAATTCATTGAGACACATCCGGCAGGGATAAAGGTTAGCGATATGGAAGAACCTCTGGGGCTTAACAGAATAAGATTGGGACAAGTAGCCAAGGAGCTATTAGAGGAAGGTAAGGTCAGGAAAGAGGGGA encodes:
- a CDS encoding sigma-54 dependent transcriptional regulator, whose translation is MQVLKQVKIIAPTSMTVILQGESGTGKEVIAHMIHQKSPRKDRSFVAIDCGAIPETLVESELFGYQKGAFTGADTQKEGKFEQANGGTLFLDEIGNLTEAAQMKLLRVIEEKKIQRLGGKKDIKVAVRIIVATNTDLHKAVKAGKFRDDLFHRLNEFHINLPPLRERKEDIPVLAKHFLEEADQELNRKIKGFSAETIKVLLNYHWPGNVRELKNVIKRAVLLTESDSIMPAHLSIDEIKPQDNLPKSFGLLGREISLDRGASFGNIIKRVERDLIEKALKEAGGHKMKAAEILQMNRKALYRKMKSLGLPL
- a CDS encoding response regulator produces the protein MPKVLVVDNDRDMCQVVSDILKEEGYNVSIAHDGETALDRLKKHRFDAMILDYKLSGISGLTVLEKAHQIRPSIQTIMISAYGTSSTKARAKELGAYDFLDKPFDIKKVVRIVKNALAKKKSAGTRLTAPHPSKKRNLNRKGGG
- the gvpA gene encoding gas vesicle structural protein GvpA translates to MAVEKAIGSSSLVEVIDRILDKGVVVDAWVRVSLVGIEILAIEARVVAASVETYLKYAEAIGLTATAA